Genomic DNA from Salvia miltiorrhiza cultivar Shanhuang (shh) chromosome 1, IMPLAD_Smil_shh, whole genome shotgun sequence:
ATTTCCATTTCTCCAAATTGAACCAAACGGCCTctaagtttttcttttttttgataaatttacaatattaaataaagaaattaaaagatcGCACCACAAGGGACTCAAACACAATAcctttagacattaaccccttacctCTTGGCCAACACGCACACAACGGCCtctaattaagtttttaatagTTGAGTTGCGTGTATACGTTGCAACTATTGATATTTATGGTGCATCATGCATATATGCATTGTGTTTATATATGCATTGTACATATATGGGTGTATTATTACGGATTGAAACCGTCGAACTATTTAACAAGAAGactatatatacacacaaatACATCGCATTATCTTATCGTTTCCCACTTATTCATAAAAGGTACGTTGCTGACTATGTATACACACACATGAATTCGTATTATCTTATCTTTTTCCGCCTATTGATAAAACGTTAAAAACACAATTGTTGactctatatatacataaatgCATTCGTATTATCTTAATCTTTTTCTACTTACTGATAAAACGTTAAACACCACTGCAAAGCCAGCACTCGACTATATATGCTTTTACAagaatgttattttattatgaCCTACACGGTTGGTATAACTTCACAAATTTATTTATACAACAACGTATTTATACGAACTTAAAACAAAATAACTAAAATCATGAAAAAGAGTGACTATTTTTATGTGGTACACGGAAGAGGATAACAAATAAGTAAATGGTTGTGTGATGTGtatgaaaaaaatcaaaaaaataattaaaatacatgTTGGGGTGAACGAGGCTGAAAATATAAGGGCATGTGTACTTTCTCCATCCACCAAAAGTATGGTGTGCTTTGGGGTGTACTTAATAAATAAGTAGTTgataaatgtgtataaagtggagaaagagagattttTCAATGTTGATTTGTTATGAAATAAATGCATTGTTTAgatggttttttgtaaatattttgaAACACCGCACTTATTGAGAACgaatcaaaataacaaaaaaaccAATTTTTTCGTGAGGTATAATTAACTTCCACCATTTCTATCAAAGAGAACGCCTCATCTATCTAACACAGTGACAGTGGGAGTAGCGGGTATGCTTATGTATATCTATAAAAGGGTTAAGATGAAATAATGTATAACACAATGACAATATTCATTCTTAACTTTAAGTTTGTGTGTATATATGTTAGTCTAGTGtaattatatatagtataaatataGTAGTTAATATTTGAAGCCAAAAGTTTCGAGTTTGAATCCACCATCACACGCAaccattaaatttaattattcattcGTAATTATAATAGAAATCTTAACCTTAAACTATTAGTCCAACACCGGTTTTGTAATTAATTTACACAGCCCGTGGGTTTGTGAGACCGGAAATCATTAGACATGAAAtgtatatatagttatatatgcAAGTGGAACTAATTAAGCCCTCAATTggttaaataaatcaatttgaaattattgCATGGTTGGAATTATCCAGTATGTAACCTAATTTCTGGATCTAAGTGTCACGGGATGCCCGAATTATTAACCTACCAGCCCAACATCCCCTCAAAACTTGTCGTTCGCTAATTTTGTAATATACACTTCCATAGTTCACACAATGTGCGTTTAAATCTTGGTTAATATTGTTGGAAAATTGGATGTGAAGGTGCTCAATTAGATAATCAAATTTAATTGTTGAGTTTCATCTTGATTGATGTTGGAAATTAAAATGTTACGAAGTAAGGTTACCTCAACTCAGATCGATTTCGAGCTATTAATATCGAGCTGCTTGCACGCGAGCTACAATTAAAAGGAATGTAAACGATATACTTATATAATAgagttaatagccggaaaatacacgaactatcacggaatttgcatattgcacatcaccttcaaaaatagcctcagaatacatcaccttttaattttgttgcaaattgcacacgacGAAGATTCCAgcaactcttaagtttgaccggcgatgacaTGGACATCCACGTGGTTTTTTTACACGCTAGCAAGCCACGTgtgcaaaacgacgtcgttttgatattttgaagaatttctaaaaaaaaaaaagaaatcctAAAATTGGACGAGCCATTCTCCACTGCCTTCTTCCTGCTCTAGGCGGTCCACCACGCCGCCGTCACCATTTCCAGAATCCGACGAGCCATTACCGGCCTCCCCTTCAGATTCAAAGGCTGAACCAGTGCACTTCCGATTCAAAGGTTTTCCAGTGCACTTCCAAGGATGGCCTCCCCTTTCGATTCAAAGCTTctccttccccttccccttccaaGGACGGCCTCCCCTTCCGATTCAAAGGTTCTCCAGTGCACTTCCAAGGATGGCTCCGTCCTCAATTCATGGCAATAGCCACGATGGCTCGCCGCCGCCCCTGAAGAAACAGCGAGAACAACCCGCTTCGGATCTAGGGTTTTCGCAGCAAAACCCCACCCCCTGGTTTTTGGCTCAAGACACCTCCAACCCAGGAGGATTCTGCCTCTTGATCCCTCAAGACAAGCTCCGCTGCTGCGAGTCGCGTCAATTCGAGGCTGAGGGTGCCGAGAAAGCCAAGGAGGACTGCAGGAACCCCGCCGCCATGGAAGACTTCGTCGCCAAGCTCTTCGCCACCATCCACCGCCAAGGCCGCCTACGCCGAGCTCCAAATGGCCCACTTCCCCTACAACGCCGACCGCCAAGGCCGCCCTCTCCAACCTTAAAGACGCCTACTTGAAGACCTAGGAGATTTGGGGATGAAGGTATAGACGGGAAGAACAAAATTTGGGGAAGAAGGTACAGATgagatttggggattttttccattttttttaatttatactcatttaaaacgacgtcgttttgaatgccggtgagtccacgtctgaaaattccgggagccacgtcaacaccgatcaaggtggtagtcaacgcgtgtgcaatttgcaacaaaattaagaggtgatgtattctgaggctagttttgaaggtgatgtgcaatatgcaaatttcgtgatagttcgtgtattttccggctattaaccctatataATATACTGAGAATTAAATATGATCATGTTAGGGTTAATTACCTAGCAAAAATATTGTCATTGAGGCCTAACTTAaatggcaaagttgaggcatttaaagacattttttttatgagaGGTCTTGGATTCAATCTCACTTGCGATTATTCTTCCGCTTGCGAGCGGgtgacttatttgattatataatagatacctcttgtaattctaaattaaaaaagaaaactaGTAAAAACACCCTTATAGCATTTATATCGAAAAATAAATAGCTTCTTattcttaatatttttttaatttaatatataagaCTTTCACATCAGATTTTTATGCCACGTCAGATATGCAGCATGCGTGCTTCGGCGATACACGTAATCTTTTGGGCACCGAAGATAATTTTTAAGACATAAACATGATTTTTTGAAATTTCGGGTACTTTTTATAATTATACACTATATATTagtttattcatatcaattctcATTCTCATATGCTCATTCTCATAATATATGACAATTCTCATTTAAATCATTCCCTGTGAGAGTGGACAAATCAATTCTCTGTAAAACATgatgaatgaaaaaaaaatgaaatttttaccTCCACATgtgattcgaactcaggaccacgagtTCATTTAACAAAGTGATGAATATTCACTATAAATATCTACAATGTAATTAGAACttaaaatatttcataatttatatcttaaaataagtTCTTGTTCGATCTAATCTTTAAAGAGGTATaactgtatatatattatactctaGTATACAAAAATTGTAGTCTTATTACTACTTTGAACCATCCACAAAAATGGTAGTATGTCCCTTTTTGAAAATtatcttttatatttaaaaCTCCGTTTACagtcaatatttataaaaatttcaaCCATTTAACATATTAATTTTGGTGAGTCCCATTTTTCACTTAACTTTTGTGAGTCTCTTTTTATctctctccgtctcacaaaaacatgaatattttgttatttaagtcgtttcacaaaaacatgaacatttctattttggtacACTACTTATCCCACCACAATTCCtttaattttcatatttaattttcaaaaaatggtGCCCCTTTTACactcaaaatataattttatatatctaatattttttaaagcACGTGCCACttacaaaaaattatatttttatgaaatggggaaaatattttatacacatgtttcaattatttattaaaattcccACTATAAAAATACTAGTACAATTTTGATGGAAGGAATATTACATAAAAGATGTAACACATTTTTTCACATATCTCATATTATCACTAAAGATTTGTGAAAGTTAATTTTGTTGCAGCGATAATTGGTGGAAATGAAAGCATAAAATAGGACAGCCAATAGATTTCTGCAGCTGGAGTGACACGAAGTTTGATGCAAATGAAGTCACGGGCCTGCACAGTTTTGTTGCCATTGGTTGATCTTGTGAACAAAATATCAAATCCAATTTAATCAGATTTCTGCAATAAGAGTTAGAAATCCATCCTGTGGCCTCACCACAATTCTCGCTAATGCATGTTTAATCACATTCACACCTATTAAAATGATTACTCGTTCTTAAGCATTTCTCTCTTGGCTTTATCTTCGATATGTTAATTGTATgtattttgttttattctttCTCAAGAGATGAAGAGATTAAAATTATCCACTAATTAAACTTCCATAGCTTTTGGGGAATTTTGCTTGTTTTTtgcttttatactccctccgtcccataaataatggccTGTTTTCCTCTTTAGGTTGTCCCACAAATAATGgcttatttcctttttaggaaataattagggtttacttactctttaattaattgttctaatttaaCTTCAATTTTCACCTAACCCTTTCACATACGGCATCTCTCTTTTgctctctctatttctctctcttccgccGCTTCGTCTCTTTGATCGGAAATCCTAATTTTTCGCCTGCTTCAAGAGGCGCCGCATCTTTGCTGTAGTTCTCCACCGTGAGCCGCCTGTTTCCTGTGGTTCTCGACAGCATCTCCACCGTGAGCCGCCTCTTTCCTGTGGTTCTCGACGGCTTCTCCACCCCATTTGCTCCGATTCTCCGTTCTTTATGCGCCGCGATGACGAAAAGCCAATGGTCCGGTTACCTGAGCGGTGAGTTCGTCCTTGACACTGAAGATCCATGCGATTGGGGCTCGCCGCTGGAGCACCCCCAACCGCGACGCCGAGACGAAACAACAACCACAGCACGCCGAGAGGAAACAACAACCACAAAGGGCCGAGCCCTAGCTTCTTTCGATATAGGCAGAATCGccgccacacacacacacacagatctGTCGCCTCCACCGCACATCCATTGTTTACCGGCGACAGAGGGCGAAATCGCAGAGGAGTGTCGGGAGGCTGGTGTTACCGGATTTTTGCCGGAGTTTTGAATAAGAAGTTCGATCTCAGTGAAGGGAAGGGAGAGCAGGGGAGGAAGAAGGAGATCTCTGTGTGTGTTTTGTTGATTTTGTTTGCTAGAGGAAATTTAGTATCCTGGAACATGTTGGTTTTTGGGTTTGCTGCTTTGCTCTGCTGATTTTGCTTTGAAGATGGGATTTTTGGGTTTGCTGCTTTGCTTTGCTGATTATGCTTTGGTTTGCTGATTTTGCCGGAGTACTAAAAAAGAAGGTTGGTCGGACGGCTGAAGTTGCCGGATTTTTGCCGGAGTATTGAAGAAGAAGGTCGGTGCTGGTGTTGCCTGATTTTTGCCAGATAGAGTGAGGGGGAAATGGTGGTGGGCCATCATCTTCAATTGATGTAGATTAGCTAACAATTAATTTTactaataacatctttaaataCATGACCCATCCCTTTATCTCCTTAATTCAacacttcttaatctccgtgctcaaAAGAAACGGGCCATTAtttctgggacggagggagtatatagtttGTGTTAAATCGTTGCATCAGAAAGAGTGTTCTTAATGATGCAttgcaataataataaaaataactataatgttgccaaaaatttaaattttatgcaaattaaaatataaaaaatgcatGCAACAAGTCAAATGTGCaccaataaaatatgaattgaaAAAACATATCAATATATGCTAAATCTTTGTCTAAAGATTCGTTGGCTATATAATTATGTGGCACCACACAAATATGGGGGTTCCATATTAGATCTTCGTATAGTATACTATAAGTTATCGTAAACAGAAGTGTATAATTGTAATATGTAtaaaaatttgttataaatattCTTTTGGCTTCATCCGTATATTACATAAAGAGAGATGTTGGGACGCCCGAGGTAGGAAGTTACGAGTGATCGTCGGTGCACAAGACACGGACAACGAGCGATTCCTATTAATGCTTTGAAGCAGAGGGATATATGAATCAACCAAGTACACCAAAAATAGAGAAATTTCAAGAATATATATGTAGGTATGAAACTGTATATTCGAAAAAGCTTAAATAATTTGATAAGCGTTACTCATACTAACTGTAACAAATAAAGGAATTTAATCCTGACCGGGCGAGATTTCATCGAAattttgtggaaaaaaaattgaccGGGTGGCGGCCGAGGGTGTCTTACCTCTGCCACTGCCCCTATATACATACTAACCagatgtattttttttctagtGATCCGTAGAAAAAACTCCAATTTCATGATAGGTGACCTACTAAAAAGTTTCTTAGAGAGTGTGTGAGTGAAGTAATGATCTGTGAAGATATATAGTAGTCAAAATTTAAAGTCGGGTCGTTAGAGATATCATAcccattaaaattaatgtatttgatTCTCTCAATATCTATCTAAGTAAATCCAAATACATTAACTTCAAATCTCTATCTTAACCAAATAATTCATAATAGTTTGCAGCATTATCCAAAATTTGCCGACCAATGTTTCACATGTCTTAATTAAGATTGCCTATCCAACATATTCTTGCTGTCATTCCATCTCTATATATACCCTTACAGTGAATCTTTCAATCCACCAATACAAGAAAAGCAAAATATCCTTATCTAGAATTCTTGATCCGATGGATTCGAAGAAACTctcctcctctctcctctttctcacCATTAACCTTATGTTCTTCTCCCTAGTGAGTGGCTGTTACATTTGTAACAACCCGAACCCGAAACCAACTCcgaaccctaaccctaaccctaatccTACCCCGGCAAAAGGGAACTGCCCAAGGGATGCCCTAAAGCTAGGCATATGTGCTAAGCTACTAAATGGTAGCATCGGGGCTGAAATAGGCAACCCGCCGGACCACCCTTGCTGCTCAGCCCTCGGCGGTCTATTGGATCTCGAAGCCGCCCTTTGCCTTTGCACTGCATTGAAAGCTAACATTCTTGGAATCAACTTGAACATTCCAATTTCATTGAGCTTGCTCATCAACACTTGTGGCAAGACTCTCCCTAAGGATTTCATTTGTGCTTAATTAGCTAGTTCTTTACTCAATTAATGTTCGGTGTTTCGATTAATGTTGTAccttttttatttagtttttaattctCATTGCAGCAGTAGCTGCGCGCTGAGGGGCTCCTTCTCTTTGTAATGTGGTTGTTTATGGATTATTCAATTTGAGATTCAATGTTGGCTTTTTGAAGAAAGTGGGTAATTTTATATCATGACCAGTAATACTACTATATATTTAACTGAAGTTGATCATGAGTGTGTTGCTCTATACGCTCATGGAAGCTTTCACACTAGCTAACATTTTAGGCATGCATGTCAGacgtatgtatatatatagatatgtaATGCTTGCTCGTATACacgtgattttttttaaaatttttatttatttattattttaattttttgaggCAGCTCGTATACACATGAATTAAGAATGGACAGCTCGTAtataagtgtgtgtgtgttggccgagcaataaggggttaatgcctaaggccaaggtcttgggttcaagttCCCTGTGTGGCGCGGTCTTTATATTTTTCTACGATCCACGGATTCGCGCAAAATCAACACCGTGCAGTATCCGATTTGCGCGGGGGGCGGGTGCAGGcgcgattcgcgtgggattcgcacgggattcgccacctggcgaatccccccccaaaaaaaaaaaaaatcggattCGCGAATCGGGTGCACCAATCTCACAAATCCGGCTGTGGCGAGGGAGATATAGAGGAAGGAGGGGATGTTTCCGGCGGTAATCTCACCGGAAATATTGGGGGGAAGAGGCGGCGGCGTTTTCAgtttgtgtgagtgtgtgtcgTCGTGTTGCTgcttgagagaaagagagatagagcAGAGGCGACGGAGATGAGGATGGGGGCGAGGGAGAGGGCCGACTGTCGGTTCTTCGTCGTCGGAGGAGCCGCGGCGGCGAATTTTGTGTGGATTGCGGGCGGATTCTGGCGtgaaatcgagagagagagagagatctgtgagtgtgtgcgtgtgatagagaggggaaaagagagagagagagatctgtgAGTGTGTGCGTGATAGAGAGgggaaaaaagagagagagagatctgtgAGTGactgagtgtgtgcgtgtgatagAGAAAAATAGAGTTTGAGTTAATTAATTGAGCCCAGGATAGAGATTTGGGCTTGGGCcgttttaaattttgttttagaCTGGTTTAGTTATTCAAAGTTGGGCCctcattatttcttttttaagcTGGACCTCTTTATTACTAAtcatatttgatatatatatatatatatatatacacacacacacaacacaggcgtatccttcacgaatcgcaccctataattttaaaaaatccgtatccccgcacccaaatcgtatcgctcccgcacccgccccctcgCACCCGTGCAAcatagatatttttttatttaataatgttaatttatcaaaaaagaaaaaaaaaaaaaaaaaaaagtgggtgTAATatattgtgtgcgtgtgttggtcaagcggtaagGCCTTAATGTCTAAGGCCAAAGGTTTTAGGTTCGAGTCCCCTATGGcacggcctttaaatttctttatttaatactgttaatttatcaaaaaaacaaaagaatggACAACTACAAGTTTGGTGTAGCAGCAATATTGTGTATGTGTAGGAAGATTATGAAATAGACACTTTTGCCCTCTGAATTAGGGGAATAATTAACTCTTTAAttccttctcaaaaaaaaaattaacactttaattaagTGGGTTCAAAAATGGATGGGATACTACAAGTTTGGTGTAGCAGCAATATTGTGTATGTGTAGGAAGATTATCAAATACACTTTTGTCCTTTGAATTAGGGGAATAATTAGGTCTTTAATTAAGTGGATTGAAAAATGGGTGGGATAATTAATGGCAAATGTTGTAATTTTAAGTAAAGAGGGAGggtaaaaaagtacaaaaaatacaaagttttatttggtggacaaaaatttaaggacAAATAAAACTTCATGAAAACGGAATGAGTAAAACTTATTAATCTTAACCATTGATCTTTGTATGATCTATGATTATCAGAAAATGATAACATGTAACTTTTTATGAAAATCAAGATAATTCATTCTCCCAATCATGTCACGCCCAATCAGGTCCCCTTCATTATATCCTAATCCTAGATGGGTAATAAAAACGCCCGTTATCTAAAGTTGGGCCCGCGGGTAAAATTAATCATTGTTCCTCTTTATATCCGACGTGGGAGTCCGATGGCAATTACTTCCTTGAGCAGCAACTCAGATTTTATCAGTGTTTTGTTctctttttaatttaattaaacttattaattaatttaatataattaaagttagaatgataatttatttttttaatctaagTCACTTCACaaataattcatagtatttatattttaatcttATCTATCAAATCCTATGATATAATATTAATCTCATTAATTTCATCTATGATATATATACCTTAAATTTAGTTTATCTTGGCTTATTCTCAAGGGGCTACTAAACATGCCCTTACTATTATGTTCCTCATTATGCGCGTGTTTATAAATTATAGGTGTACATTTTTATAAGCAGAagaatatagaaaaagaaaaagaaaaagaaaggcaAATAATAGCAGAAATTTGTTGATGAAGAAAGAGGAAATAAGGAGTAATAATATGAGACTCTCAATTAGGAGACAAAGAAAAGTATTTTGAACAGAGGCggttttatattaattatacaaaataatataagtttaataaattatactccctctgtccacaatttaaagccctacttgctcttaattttttgtccacaaattaaagccCCTATTCTGCTTGCactattttactatttttcttttcctatattttctACCATTtgtcactaatggacccaccttaaaacacatttatcatttttatattctatatttactacactttatcactagtggacccactcacaacacctttatcactttagtcaactatctttattactttagtcaactacccttatatttcatccacatcacattttccagctttcttagtctccgtgcccacaccaaagtggggctttaaattgtgaacggagggagtagttaaaATTAAGTATTTTGGGACGGACTTACCGTCACCCCTTATTTCTTCTATGTAAAAAACTACAATCTACCCCTATCTCTTTCTTATGTTCGcgttttctctctctttgaaaCCCTATTTTATACGTTGCGCCTCCATCGCTTTGACCTTAATCCTCCCGCCGCGCTGCTAGTTAAATCTTTAGCTCTGACACACTGTCACCGATATACTCTCTTTGTCTCTCTCTCCGATGAGCCCCTCTTTCTCTGATGAGTTGCAGGACTTAGATCAACAAAAAATATTAGATGCAAATCCAAATTATCTAAGTAGATTTGGAATGAAACGGTATGAATTCAAATCatccttttttaaaaaaatcgtgTCACCTAGGGGAATGGAAACACGCCCATTAGCATCATCCATGTCGTTCGTATCAAATTCTGTCATGGTAAGGATTAGTACGATTGATGCGAATTAAATCATTATTAGCATCATTCGTGCCAACTAACCCGAGATCTATCCTGCATATACGAGGAACGAGTGGTACAAAAAAAACTTTGCTCCAACTGTGCCAAGTGCACACATGATTGGGTTAAAAGAAGACACCAATCTACAACCTTCCCTAATTCTTCAACCATGCACGACGCTTTCCTCAAATGCAAGAAAGTGAAGGAAATGATGAAATTTGA
This window encodes:
- the LOC131025214 gene encoding 14 kDa proline-rich protein DC2.15-like, translating into MDSKKLSSSLLFLTINLMFFSLVSGCYICNNPNPKPTPNPNPNPNPTPAKGNCPRDALKLGICAKLLNGSIGAEIGNPPDHPCCSALGGLLDLEAALCLCTALKANILGINLNIPISLSLLINTCGKTLPKDFICA